The region GACTGGACGACCGGTCCACTTCCTCCGAAGCCTGTAAAGGCGCAGCATGAGGATCTCACCAAAGCGGGCGACGCGGACTTGCGCAGAGTTGCGAAGCAACTGCGCGGTATCAAGGCAGACTTCACCGCCGGTGACATCCACGAGCTGATGTGTGAGATAGCCTTGGCCCTCCGCAGCCCGAGCAGAACGCTTGCGCGCGCAAGATCGCCGCGCTCGAGCAATTCAGACCCCAAGCAGTGGGCTTTCGAGCATTACGGCCTTTCCCGACTTGCGGCCGCGAACGTAGCGATCTTGCGATACGTGCAGGCAGAAAAAGAGTTGCCACAAATCATCCGCGACTTGGTCGAAAAGAAGAAGCCTGATCCGGCCAACCTGTTTGGCGGTCTCCCTGCCTGGACGAGTTCCAACGGCGCGCGTGGCTCTGCGAGCCGTCCGGACGAGTTGCTCATCATGTACCGCGAGACGTTTCTCCCTTCCAAGAACTCTCGAGACATTTCGGCTGCTCGCAAGGCGCGGGGGCAGGCCGAGAGGTTTCTTCTTGAAATGGGACGACGTGAGGCCACCGATTTTCATGGCAGCGAAACTGATCCACGAAGAGCTTTCTACCTCCTGGACGTCATTCCTGAGCACCGGTTTGCGCTTTAAGGTTGAGCGTCCACAAAGCGACATGGCAATTTGGCGGAGTTTATAGTTGAGCTTCTTGAAGTTCGCTGGATAGAAGGCTTGTTTCTCAAGGGCAAAAACATTGGAATATTTTCCTAATCCTCCTGATGCCACTTCCCTGATGATGTCAGCCCGAAGTTTTGGAAACTATGATTTGGCGGGGGCTCTGGCTGATCTGATCGACAACAGCATCAAGGCCAAGGCGCGCAAGATCTGGATCCGGTGTGATTTCAACGATGGCGAGCCTACTGTCAGCATCGTTGATGACGGGGAGGGTATGTCGAAGGCTGAGTTGATCCTCGCGATGCGTCCCGCGTCCACAAATCCACTCGCTGAGCGCTCCCCTGATGACCTTGGGCGTTTTGGCTGGGGTATGAAGTCCGCATCTTTTTCGCAGTGCAGACGCCTTACTGTCATCAGCCGCCAAAAAATGCAGGTCCACGGTGCTGAATGGGACTTGGACAGCATTGATGGTTGGGCGATGGGATTGCTCTCTCCTGCGGATATCGAGGAGTTGGCAAGCACTAAGCTACCCGCCGGTTCGGGCACAGAGGTTATATGGAGCAAGTGTGATCGGCTGTCGGAAAGCGGATCATTGAGCACGATCGCGTTCAATGATCAGATAGCCCACGCAACTGAGCGGCTGTCCTTGATCTTCCATCGCTTTCTGGAAGGGCGGCCGGGCAAGGCAAAGCTTCAGATTTCCATTAACGGTCGACTGCTCGAACCCTTCGATCCTTTTCACACCTCGCACAATGCTACGATACCCCGAGAGCTGGAAACCCTTCACATCGGGCAGCATCAAGTGCAAATTCGGCCTTACATCTTGCCTCATTTCTCGAAACTGGGTGAGTTCGAGCACGAACGGCTGGGTGGTGAGGACGGATTTCTGCGTAATCAGGGGTTTTATGTGTACCGGAACGATCGTTTGATCATTCATGGGACTTGGTTCCGGCTTGCGAAGTTTGGCGAACTATCTCAACTCGTGAGGATTGCTGTCGACATTCCGAACAGCATCGACGACATCTGGAAGATAACCGTCGACAAGAGTGATGCGCAGCTGCCCACGGTATTGCGCAACCGCCTCAAGCAGATCGTGGACAAACTGAAGCGGCAATCCTCAAGGGTCTATCGCTCTAAGGGTGGAAAGATCTCGGATCCTCACAAGGTTGCAGTCTGGTCCAGGTACACCCGGAACAACGAAATCAGCTACTCGGTCAATCGGGATCACCCAATCATCGCAAGGTTGCTGAGCAGCGAGGATTCCAACCTTGCAAAAGCCGCACTCCAGCTCATTGAAAGCAACTTCCCGGTTTCTGCGTTTGTGGAGGACGCCACCACGCGATCGGACTCGATCGGGCAAACCCCCGCCAGTCGTAGCGACATGAAGCGCTTGCTCGACGCTGCAACGCCAGAGATGCTCCTAGATTGCGATGGCGACATGCAGGAAATGATCAAGAAGTTGAAGCGGACCGAGCCGTTCAGCGCGAACTGGCCGATGGTCGAGGAATATCTTACGCAGAAGGGGTGGTGTTGATGGACGATCTCAAAGCCGAGATCGGCTATTTCGCAGCCAAGATCCGCAAGGACTTTTCTGCAGATCTAAGTCGCCTCGCCTCCATCCCACCCGAGGCCATCGATCAGGTCCTTCAACGAGACCCGTTCGGGCTATCCAGGGAGCAGTTGAGCGCTGTCCGGCGTCAGCTGGAGTTCGATTTTTCCGTCCGCCAGGATGCCGGCCACACGATTAAGAGCGACTACGAGCCTTGGCTGCAGGACCGCATGCCCGACATCGATTTCTACTACTGGACCAGGCTGCGCCGGTACTATGTCGAAGATGGCATACTCCCTCCAAACGTCGTAGCTCAGCTGGACCAGGTCACCAATGAAGTTCTAGATTATTGCGGCAATCCCGAGGACGTTGGCGCTTGGAGCCGGCGAGGGATGGTGATGGGGCACGTCCAGTCAGGAAAGACGACCAACTACGCATCCCTGATCTGTAAGGCGGCCGACGCCGGCTACAAGATCATCATTCTGCTTGCGGGGCTCACCAATTCGCTGCGAATGCAGACGCAAGAGCGCCTCGATGAGACGTTTATCGGAAAGAAGTCTCTCTTCGGCCAGTTAAAGCCGGAACTCATGCCGATTATGACCTTCTGCGATGGTCAGAGGATTTACCCGGCGTTCGGAACTACTCGCGACGCGGACTTCAATCGCACATCGGCCAACCAGTTCGGCGTCTCACTGGCCAACCTGAAAGACCCGATCATCTTCGTCGTGAAGAAGAATAAGGGTATTCTCGAGAACCTGCTTGAATGGATCACCCCTCAGGGGCACGGAGAAAAGATCGATTACCCGCTGCTTCTGATCGATGATGAGGCCGACAATGCATCGGTCAACACCCACAAGGATCCCCGCAAATCTACGGCGATCAATGAGGTCATTCGCAAGATCCTGAAGCAGTTCAACCGGTCGTCGTATGTCGGCTACACGGCAACGCCTTTCGCCAACATCTTCATCGACCCGGACACTGAAGATGACATGCGCGGGGACGACTTGTTCCCGAAGCATTTCATCAAGGCGCTGGATGCTCCAACAAACTATGTGGGGCCACGAGGGTTTTCTCGCCCGAAGGCGATCTTCGACCGCCGATGCTGCGGATCCTCGACGATTACGAAGACATCATTCCTCTATCGCACAAGCGGGACAGGGACATACTGGAGCTGCCAGCTTCGCTTCTGGAGGCGATCAGGGTGTTCGTTCTCGCCCGCGCAATCAGGGTTTTGAGAGGCGACGGGGCAAAGCATTGCTCGATGATGATTAACGTCAGCCGCTTCAACGATATCCAGGATTATGTTCACGGCCTAACCTACACCTACCAGAAACAGCTCGACGATGCGATCAAGGTCAACGCCGGGCTTGGTGCAGCCGGGCTGCGCGACCCCGATATGGCAGCCTTGAAAGTGAGCTTCGACAAGGAGTTCTCGGCCTGTGAATTCAGCTTCGACGAAGTGCAGAAAGCCCTGAACGAAGCCTCCAGAACCATTGTAGTCCGCACTGTCAATATGCGTGGCGGCGTTCTCGACTACGAAGCCAACAAGACCCGAGGTTTGCACGTCATCGCGATCGGTGGCTTGGCCCTCTCACGTGGCCTGACCCTCGAAGGCCTCACCGTAAGCTATATTCTGAGGAATTCTGCAGCATCAGACACTCTGATGCAGATGGCGCGCTGGTTTGGGTATCGCCGAAATTATGAGGACATCTGCAGGCTCTACATCTGCCAGACTTCCGTCGATCACTACGAGTATATCGAGGATGCGGTCGAGGAGCTCCGCGGCGAGCTGAAGCGAATGGAACTGCGCAACGAAACCCCGGAGCAGTTCGGTCTGAAGGTTCGACGAAGCGATACCGGCATTCTCATTACGGCCGCCAACAAGATGCGTAATGCTCGAACCCTGCAGCTCGTGCAGTCGTTCAGCGAGAAGCATGTGGAGGGCTATGCACTACATAACGACAAAGCCATCAATTCGGCCAACCTTGCCGAGGTAGGCAGATTCATGGTCGGGCTCGGAGATCCGCAAAGACCGGGTCCTGCGGGCGATAAGGCATTGAACAAGGATATTAGCAAGCACCTCACCTGGACCGGGATTAGCGGCAAACAGGTCTTCGAGCTTCTCAGGAAGTTCCAGTTCCATTCGGCTCAACCATCCCTCGGGCTGATCGATGGAAAGAACTCTCTCTTCAGTGACTATGTGAGCGACCGTCTGAGTGACGAATTGCGGCTCTGGGACGTCGTGATCCCGTTGAACGCCGGCCGAGATCCAGATGCTGCAGGCCCGAAAACGGCAGAGGATATGGCTGCCTTACCTTTGCGTGGCCGAAACAAGGGCCTGGTCAAACCAATGCCAGGTGGTGCAACCTTCAAGCCCATGGGTGACAAGAATAGGATCAGTGACCCGAACGAGGATCCACCGATGCTCTTGCAGCAGTCCCGGCGCGATGAAGCAGTCCAGCTTCGCGCAGACGGTCAATTCAAGGGCGACAGAGCCTTTTGCCATGTCAGGGACCGACCACTGCTGATGGTGCATCTCTTCAAGGTGCACAAGCCCGTCAAGGATCTGGAGCTGGCCGACGTTCCGATCGCGTCGCTGAGCTTCCAGATGCCGAAGTCCTCGATCCAGGCGGTGCCGAAGTCCTACGAGGTGAACTCCGTTTACCGCCGGCAACTCGAAGCCATGGCTTCCGAACCAGAAGACGATGAGGCTCTCCTCGATGAATGATTCCCAGGACGCTTGGTCCGGCATTCCAACCGGAGCATCGAGTGGCACCCGCATCGAGCGGCGGGCCGATGCGTCGCACCCGCTGGATTTCTTTCGCGCGCGTGACGCAAAAGGCCACTACCTTCTCATTCTCAAGGCTGACGAACTCCCCGCAATCGAAAGGCCTCCAACCTTGGCTGGCCTCGTCATTCGTGCAGAAAAGTTCGCTGAGCGCCCAGATGAACTGCTAATCGAATTGGTTGATGCTGAGCAGCTTTCGATCTTCCGGGCCTTGGCCGCCGACATTCTCGAGGCAACGAAGAGTCTTGGCTCCGGAGCAAATGCGGAGGGAGCACTCCGTACCATCAGTCGCATCGAGCGGTGGCAGAATCTGCTTCGGAAGCGAAGGGACCAACTGCTTTCTCGCCAAGCGATTATCGGTCTCGTCGGCGAGCTTCTGTTCCTTCGCAATCGCGTCATGGAAAATGTCGGACCGGCCGAAGCAATTGCGTCTTGGCGCGGTCCTCTCCGAGAAGAACAGGACTTCGCGATCGGCGGCTGGATCGTCGAGATAAAGACCCAGCTATCGACCGCAGATCAGCTCCTGAAGATCAGCTCGGAAGCCCAGTTGGACACCTCGTCCGGCCCAATTGTGCTTGTTCACCAGACGCTGGCTGCAGGCACTCGATCCGAGTCAGGCGCGGTCACCCTGAACGGTCTTGTCGCCGAGATCCGAACCCGATTGCTTGAAAGCGCTCCGGCTTCAATCGACATATTCGAAGCTGGCATGATTGCCGCGGGATATGAGGCGCGAGCCGAATACGAGGCCGAAGCATGGCTGCTTGTTCGCAGCAGGCCTTTCGAAGTGGCTGACGCTTTTCCCCGGCTTGTTCCCGCTGCCTTGCCGGCCGGGGTGCAGAAAGTCTCCTACGCCATCCTGCCTTCGGCATGCTCCGCTTTCGAGCGGAACGATGGATGGCTAAAGTCCGAGGTCTTCCATGAGCACTGAGGTCGATCTGCCGGAGGCCTACGGCGAGTTTCACGAGGATCTCCTCCGGGAGGCAAGTTTCAGCGGCGATCCCCAACATGCGGTGTTCTTCCGAATGTTCGCCGATGCCGCGGCCGAAAATGGCGACATCGCGGACCTGAACTACACACCGGCGAGCCGTGAAGGAAGCCGGCCCTATCAGGTTGATGGCTACGCGTGGGACGCCGACCGGGGCGAACTGCATCTGGCAGTCTGCGATTACCATCCCGAACTCGAACTCGAGAAGATCAATGTCGATCGCGTAAATCAGCTTCTGAGCAGAGCCACCCGATTCTGTGAGCTGGCGATTGATGAGGAGTTCGTTTCGTCTCTGGAAGAGACAAGTCCCGCTTTCGAGCTGGCTCAGCTGATCCTTCAGGCGCGCCACTCGATCTCGCGAATCAGATGCGTGATCTTCAGCAATGCCCGTCTCGCCACCATCAAGAAGACGCTCGAGAGTGCCGAGATCATCGGTGCCCAAGCTACCTGCAACGTCTTCGATTTCCCACGATATATTGCCTTCATCAACTCGCAGGGGGAACCGAGCCAATTGAGCTCGACGTCAAGGAGCTGAACGGGTGCCCGTTGCCGTGTCTGGAGGCGCACGATGGCAATGCAGACTGCAAGTCCTATCTGATAGTGATGCCCGCCAAGCTGCTGGCTCGGGCATATGGACTGTATGGCTCTCGGCTAATGGAGCAGAACGTGCGGACGTTCCTCCAAGCCAAGACAAAGACCAACAAGGGTATCATTCAGACCGCGGTCGAAGCGCCCGAAATGTTCTTCGCCTACAACAACGGCATCACGGCCACTGCAAGTGATCTCGAGCTCGACTTTGACGAGAATGGCATTGCCGGCATCTCGAAGATCAAGAACCTGCAGATCGTGAACGGCGGGCAGACGACCGCGACGCTGTTGTATGCCAGCGATCGCGGCGAAGCTGACCTAGGAAGCATATTCGTGCAGATGAAGCTGTCGGTGATCGATGCGGAGAAGGTGGGCAAGATCGTGCCCCTGATCTCCAGATATGCGAACACCCAGAACAAGGTCAGCGAGGCTGACTTCTTCTCCAACCACGAGTTCCACCAGGAGATGCAGAAAATCTCCCGTCGTCTCGACGCTCCTCGATTAGCTGGTGAACTCGCTTCAACCCGTTGGTATTACGAACGAACCAGAGGGCAGTACAAGAATGATGGCCCCGGGCGATCGGTGACGGAGCGCAAGCGCTTCGAGGCGCTCTACCCCAAGCATCAGGTCGTCCAGAAGACCGATGCGTCGAAGTACTACCTGACGTTCGAGGCGATGCCCCACATCGTAAGCAAGGGCGCGCAGAAGTGCTTCGTCGCCTTCGCGGATCAGATCGATTCCAAATGGGACAACTCGAGGGCGACCTTCAACGATACCTTCTTCAAGGATCTCGTCTGCAAGACCATCGTGTTCCGCTGGCTGGACAAGACGGTCGGTCGCGCTGCCTGGTATCCTGACTACCGAAGCCTGAAGGCGGCGATCATAACCTATACTATCGCTTGGCTGGTCCAGCACCTTAAGGCCGAAAATCGCCAGTTGGATTTCGATCGCATCTGGGCTCTCCAAGAGCCCCAGGATGAGTTGAAAGCATGTCTGGAATTGCTCGCCCCGCAGGTTGCTGCAAAACTCAAGGAACTTGGCGGAGCGCATGGCAACGTGACCGAGTTCGCGAAAAATCCGACCTGCTGGGCGCGCATCAGCAAAAGCCGTTTCGAGATCGAACCGGCCATCAGCCGAGCAACGGTAGATTTCTATGAAGCGAGGGCTCGGGTTCGGGAATCGAGGGCCGAAGGGGCGATCGATCTCGAGATCGAGTTCGATCGCTTGGTCGTCGAAAACCTGCACCGCATGCCGGAAGTTGAACTGGCCGCGAAGCGCCGTTCGATGCTGTCGCCGCTCTCTTCCAGAGCCTTCGGCAAGCTACGAAGAGGCAAGATCAGTTTGACCCAGCCAGAGCGCAATGCACTTAAGCACCTGTTTGGTCGTCTCGATCAGTTCAACGCAGGACCATCCAGCTGGGAAAAGGAGAGCGAAGACGCTTAAGTCAGCAGGTTTCCAGTTCGACTGCCGCTTGCTCCACAAGGGGCGAGAGGAATTCGGCCAGGCCTTTTGCGATCTGTTTTGCCATTAATGGGGGCACCGCGTTGCCAACCTGAACAAACTGCTGCGTCCGGTTACCTTCAAACAAATAGTTGTCAGGAAAGGTCTGCAATCGCGCGGCTTCGCGCACAGTCAGGCTACGGCACTGGCTCAGGTCCGGGTGAATGAAGTAGTGCCCGTCCTTCGAGATGTGGCTAGTGACGGTGGTGGACGGCCGCCCCCAAAGCTGAACGCGGAACCTGTCAGCGAACTTGCCACTCTTCCAATTGTCGTGATTCGGCGCGAGCAGTTCCGGGAACTCGTTAGCCTTGGGCGATCGCTCGAACACGTGCGCGAATGCTGCCGCAAAGGCGTAGCGCGAAAGGTCCGCCCGCATATGCCCTCGGGTTTCATGGTTGGGCAGGGATCTCAGTTCTGGATCAACCAGCCAATCGGCAAGCTCGTTATCTCTCGGAGTGGATAAGGATCGGCTTTGGCGTTCGTATGGCTGCTGGCAGCCTGTCACTTCAGCGGCTGAGTCGAGCAATAGACGCCTGACCTCTTGGAGTTCCTTCGCAGCGCAGGCATCTGCCGCGACCTCCATCGCAGCACCTGCCGCGCGCTGCCATTCGACCGATCCGTCAGGCTCCTTGCTCAAGCCGCTCCGGAGCGCAGCCAGTCCTTTGATGGTTGCCTCCACGGTAGTCTTATGACCCCGGCGCTCAAGCAGGCCGTCCTTCACGCAGTCGGGCATAAGGCGTGCAAGATCACTTCGCACTCCGAGGATGATCACCCGGTGGCGACACTGAGGAACCCCGAATTCCTCGCATCGCACGATGAACCGATTCGGTCCGGATTCATCGCTGCGCACTACTGGCAGGAGCACATAACTGTCCGGTGTCCCGCCGGCGGCTTCGAGATCTGCGAGGATTCGCTTGAAAATCGGATCCTTTCCGACCTTCGAGGACAGTATGCCTTTGACGTTTTCCATCACGAATGCAGCAGGCTGTAGTCGCTCGATGATGCGAATGTATTCCCGATAGAGGAAATGCCGTTGGTCTTTGGTCGGATCGTAACCGCTGATCCCCTTGTTCCTCGCTCGACCCACCAACGAATAAGCCTGACATGGAGGACCACCGATCAAGACGGTGGGGGTTGCTTCTTGGCGCAGCCGATCAAGGACGGGATCCAATTCCTGCTGTGCCTCAGGCATGCCAAGTTCCAGCATTCGGGCTTCATCAATGGCCGCGTTCCATTGCTGCGGATAAGCTGAAGTCAACGACGCAAAGCTGGTCTCGCCGTTTAGGTAATCGTAATATAAAGCTGGTGGCTTATCGAATTGCCGAACAAAGCTTCTGAGGCGAAGCGTGCGGTGTGCGGCAACCTCTTTCTCGACCGACAGCGTGATATCGAACACCCTCTGATCATCGTCGCCTCTGATCGAGGAAAAGCCTTCCGCAAGACCGCCCGGGCCTGCAAAAAGATCAACAACCTTGAATTTGGCAGCCATACAGTCGACATTCTCCGTTGAATGGCACTGATACCAGGCAATCATCCGCGCGCCAGGGGGCAAATTGATGGCTGATGTTGTTGATCAAGCCACCCGTTCCCGGATGATGGCGGGCATCAAGGGCGCCAACACGAAGCCTGAAATAGCGCTGCGAAAAGCCATGCACGCTTTAGGACTACGGTTCCGACTTCACGCGAAGGGCATGCCTGGGCGTCCCGATATCGTCCTTCCTCGCTGGAAGGCTGTGATTTTGGTGCATGGCTGTTTCTGGCATCGCCACAAAGGTTGCCGATACGCCACCGTCCCTCGGACACGGCCTGAGTTTTGGAACCAGAAATTTGCCGCAAACGTCAATCGGGATCAGCGCAATCTAGACGACCTCGGAGCTTCCGGATGGCGAACCCGCGTAATCTGGGAATGCGAATTGAATAAGCTCGGTGCAAGTCATATTGCGGAGGACATTCGGGAATGGCTGACCATGTGCGCCTCCGGTCAATGAGGTGATGATGAGCAGGATACTGGAAGCCGAACTCACCAGTGTTCTCGGCCGACTTCAGGCTCAGTACGATGTGCTCCCATTTTTAGAGCGGGTCCTTCCCGTGACCGACCTTCAAATCTCGCCGTTGCCTGAAGAGATGCTGACACAAATACGCAATTCGCCAGATTTCTCCAGTATCCGTCCCGGTGAGCCAGTATGGCTTTCGTTTTCAGCTCCTGATGATGGTCTGGCTGAGCTTGTGATTTATCGAGCCGAGGCAAATGGCCGACACTACGTGATCGCACCGAAAAAGGACTAGATCGAAATGACCGGTCGATTTCGACGTCCTTAGCTCTACTGCTGATCTTCAGGTCGGTAGCGAAACCAGTTCCGCCAAGGCAGCCACACGTCAGTCGTAGCCTGTCACCAAGCTGTTAACGCCACGACATTCGATAAACAATGGTCGGCAGAAATGTCGCTGGGGTGATGTATCAGCGCGTCCACACCGGAATTTCCCAATGATTTGAGTGCCCATCTTTAGACGCTGAGGGGCACCACCTTCCTTAAGGTACTTTCCCAAGGAAAATCGTCGGCAAGCTGCAAATGGGCCATTACAAGATGTGAAGCGGTCAGGTTGGCTGTCGCAAAAGCAACTCACATCTTTCTCGGGCCTTGGGACCTTTCCGTTAATCCCAACCGTTCGCTCTGGAAGGAACCGAGCCAGAGTTCTTGTCCCACCAAGGCGGCTGCTGACAGGCCGTTAAAATGTTGGCGTGGAGTGCCATAGGCGAAAGTGGCAATGCGTCCGGCGCTTTCGTCGACCTCGCCGACGACCCAGCCTCGCTTGCAGAGCATAGGGTCTGCCTCTCCGTTCACGACCTTGCGCAAGCCGCCGCAGGCCGGTTCGTCTAGCCGCATTCCGGCAAGCAGGAGGCGTCCGCCGGTCCAGTGAATGTTATCGGGCATGAAATCGGGCGCAGTGATGCGGGCGAGGGGCGGCGGGTGTCTTTGCGGTCAAAGACGACCACGGCGTGCCATCCGAAGGACACGACATAGAAGCGGCGCTGGTCGGGATCGATCTCTATGCCGTTGTTGCCGGGAAGGTCCGTGCCGGGCAGGAGCCGGAAATTCCGTTTGCCGGGACTACGCTGCCAGACGGCGCCAGTCCTGCGACCGAGCATGAAATCGCCAATGGAGGTGCCGGGCCGCGTGAGGACGGTGACCAGCATTGTCCCATCCGCGAACTGCGCCACGCTGTTGCCGACCTGTCCTTCAGGCATGGCCGCACAACCGCGCCATTGCAGGTTGGGCTCCTTGCCCTGCTCGATCAAAACATCGAATGCCTCGATCGATTCCCGCCCGCCGTGGTTGACCACAAGCAGACGGAAATGGCCGACCGCCAAGGGGCGCAATGACAGACCGCGGGTGTTGAACAAGGCGGGGTCCGGCGGGCCCGGGCAATCGGGGAAGGCTCCCGCGTCGTGGGCAAGCTGGCTTTCGTCGCCGGTGTACCATTGCCGGTAGGATCGTGCCCGGGCGTCGACAAGCTTCAGGCCGCCGCCTTTGGCAAATCCGCTCACGACCAGCCATGAGGTGCCGGGCAGGGCCAGTAAATCCTCCGGCTTCTGCAGGCCGCACACATAGGTGAGTTCTGCATCCGCGCTGCAGTCAGCAGGCTGCGCCCGCGCGGATGCGGAGGCGAGCAGTGCCGCGATCGCCGCGCAGAAGAACCTGAAGAATGGGCGCATCAGTCCCTTGGCCGAGAGGTTGCCGGGCGGGTTGGCGTCTTGCCGCCCCGCAGCAAGGTGAAGTCCGCTAGATGCGGCCAGGTCACCACCGACGATTTTTCCCCCAGCCAGACCAGTTGCGGGCGGTCCGGGTTGAAGGCAGGCCAGGCGCCGATCGTGGCGCTAAGTGGCACGCCGGTGCGGGCGAAGGACAGCAGCGCGCCGGCCATTTCGTTCTCGAGAGACTGGTCGGCCGGTTCCCAGATGCGGGTGGCGCGGAACAGGTTCAGGGCATCGCGCGTGCGCAGCCAATAGGGCACGTCGCCGGTGTGGTAAGCACCGGCCGTGGCCGGATCGTGATCGCTGAAGACGATTCCCGGCGCATAAGGCTGCCGGCGCGTGAACAGGTAAGCGTAGGCAGGCGCGGTGCCGGACTTGCGCTGTGCCAGCGCCCAGTCGCCCATCTGCAGGCCGACCGTGCCATCGCGCGCGATGTCGGTGGCAGCGCGCGGACCGCTTGCAGCATATGCCTTCAGGATTGCATCGGCGCTCGCAGGATAGCGTTC is a window of Novosphingobium sp. THN1 DNA encoding:
- a CDS encoding ATP-binding protein, translated to MEYFPNPPDATSLMMSARSFGNYDLAGALADLIDNSIKAKARKIWIRCDFNDGEPTVSIVDDGEGMSKAELILAMRPASTNPLAERSPDDLGRFGWGMKSASFSQCRRLTVISRQKMQVHGAEWDLDSIDGWAMGLLSPADIEELASTKLPAGSGTEVIWSKCDRLSESGSLSTIAFNDQIAHATERLSLIFHRFLEGRPGKAKLQISINGRLLEPFDPFHTSHNATIPRELETLHIGQHQVQIRPYILPHFSKLGEFEHERLGGEDGFLRNQGFYVYRNDRLIIHGTWFRLAKFGELSQLVRIAVDIPNSIDDIWKITVDKSDAQLPTVLRNRLKQIVDKLKRQSSRVYRSKGGKISDPHKVAVWSRYTRNNEISYSVNRDHPIIARLLSSEDSNLAKAALQLIESNFPVSAFVEDATTRSDSIGQTPASRSDMKRLLDAATPEMLLDCDGDMQEMIKKLKRTEPFSANWPMVEEYLTQKGWC
- a CDS encoding Z1 domain-containing protein, which translates into the protein MFVLARAIRVLRGDGAKHCSMMINVSRFNDIQDYVHGLTYTYQKQLDDAIKVNAGLGAAGLRDPDMAALKVSFDKEFSACEFSFDEVQKALNEASRTIVVRTVNMRGGVLDYEANKTRGLHVIAIGGLALSRGLTLEGLTVSYILRNSAASDTLMQMARWFGYRRNYEDICRLYICQTSVDHYEYIEDAVEELRGELKRMELRNETPEQFGLKVRRSDTGILITAANKMRNARTLQLVQSFSEKHVEGYALHNDKAINSANLAEVGRFMVGLGDPQRPGPAGDKALNKDISKHLTWTGISGKQVFELLRKFQFHSAQPSLGLIDGKNSLFSDYVSDRLSDELRLWDVVIPLNAGRDPDAAGPKTAEDMAALPLRGRNKGLVKPMPGGATFKPMGDKNRISDPNEDPPMLLQQSRRDEAVQLRADGQFKGDRAFCHVRDRPLLMVHLFKVHKPVKDLELADVPIASLSFQMPKSSIQAVPKSYEVNSVYRRQLEAMASEPEDDEALLDE
- a CDS encoding PD-(D/E)XK motif protein, whose translation is MNDSQDAWSGIPTGASSGTRIERRADASHPLDFFRARDAKGHYLLILKADELPAIERPPTLAGLVIRAEKFAERPDELLIELVDAEQLSIFRALAADILEATKSLGSGANAEGALRTISRIERWQNLLRKRRDQLLSRQAIIGLVGELLFLRNRVMENVGPAEAIASWRGPLREEQDFAIGGWIVEIKTQLSTADQLLKISSEAQLDTSSGPIVLVHQTLAAGTRSESGAVTLNGLVAEIRTRLLESAPASIDIFEAGMIAAGYEARAEYEAEAWLLVRSRPFEVADAFPRLVPAALPAGVQKVSYAILPSACSAFERNDGWLKSEVFHEH
- a CDS encoding AIPR family protein gives rise to the protein MPAKLLARAYGLYGSRLMEQNVRTFLQAKTKTNKGIIQTAVEAPEMFFAYNNGITATASDLELDFDENGIAGISKIKNLQIVNGGQTTATLLYASDRGEADLGSIFVQMKLSVIDAEKVGKIVPLISRYANTQNKVSEADFFSNHEFHQEMQKISRRLDAPRLAGELASTRWYYERTRGQYKNDGPGRSVTERKRFEALYPKHQVVQKTDASKYYLTFEAMPHIVSKGAQKCFVAFADQIDSKWDNSRATFNDTFFKDLVCKTIVFRWLDKTVGRAAWYPDYRSLKAAIITYTIAWLVQHLKAENRQLDFDRIWALQEPQDELKACLELLAPQVAAKLKELGGAHGNVTEFAKNPTCWARISKSRFEIEPAISRATVDFYEARARVRESRAEGAIDLEIEFDRLVVENLHRMPEVELAAKRRSMLSPLSSRAFGKLRRGKISLTQPERNALKHLFGRLDQFNAGPSSWEKESEDA
- a CDS encoding DNA cytosine methyltransferase, translated to MAAKFKVVDLFAGPGGLAEGFSSIRGDDDQRVFDITLSVEKEVAAHRTLRLRSFVRQFDKPPALYYDYLNGETSFASLTSAYPQQWNAAIDEARMLELGMPEAQQELDPVLDRLRQEATPTVLIGGPPCQAYSLVGRARNKGISGYDPTKDQRHFLYREYIRIIERLQPAAFVMENVKGILSSKVGKDPIFKRILADLEAAGGTPDSYVLLPVVRSDESGPNRFIVRCEEFGVPQCRHRVIILGVRSDLARLMPDCVKDGLLERRGHKTTVEATIKGLAALRSGLSKEPDGSVEWQRAAGAAMEVAADACAAKELQEVRRLLLDSAAEVTGCQQPYERQSRSLSTPRDNELADWLVDPELRSLPNHETRGHMRADLSRYAFAAAFAHVFERSPKANEFPELLAPNHDNWKSGKFADRFRVQLWGRPSTTVTSHISKDGHYFIHPDLSQCRSLTVREAARLQTFPDNYLFEGNRTQQFVQVGNAVPPLMAKQIAKGLAEFLSPLVEQAAVELETC
- a CDS encoding very short patch repair endonuclease, translated to MADVVDQATRSRMMAGIKGANTKPEIALRKAMHALGLRFRLHAKGMPGRPDIVLPRWKAVILVHGCFWHRHKGCRYATVPRTRPEFWNQKFAANVNRDQRNLDDLGASGWRTRVIWECELNKLGASHIAEDIREWLTMCASGQ